The DNA sequence AGCTGTTCAAGGGCTTGGCCGGCAAGCACTCGCTGATGGTGGTGGAGCATGACATGGGCTTTGTCGGCAGCATTGCCGACCATGTGACCGTGCTGCACCAGGGCAGTGTGCTGGCGGAAGGGTCGCTGGCGCAGGTGCAGGCGGATGAGCGGGTGGTCGAGGTGTATCTGGGCCGCTAGCCATGGAAACCTGTGCCGGCCTCTTCGCGGGCTTGCCCGCTCCCACAGGTTTTGCACCAGCTTCCAGAGCTGTGCAGTAGCTGTGGGCGAGCCCGCGAAAGGGCCGGCACAGGCACAGCAACAATTTCAGGAATACACACATGCTCAAGATCGACACCCTGCACCAGTATTACGGCGGCAGCCACATCCTGCGCGGCCTGTCCTTCGAAGCCAGGGTCGGTGAAATCACCTGCCTGCTGGGGCGCAACGGGGTGGGCAAGACCACCTTGCTGCGTTGCCTGATGGGCCTGGTACCCGTGCGCGACGGCAGCATCGAATGGGAAGGCAAGCCGATCACCGCACTCAAACCCCAGCAACGGGTCCATGCCGGCATCGCCTACGTACCCCAGGGCCGCGAGATCTTTCCGCGCCTGAGCGTCGAGGAAAACCTGCTGATGGGCCTGTCGCGCTTCCCCGCCCGCGAAGCCCGTGAAGTGCCAGCGTTCATCTACGAGCTGTTCCCGGTACTCGAGCAGATGAAGCAACGCCGTGGCGGCGACCTGTCCGGCGGCCAGCAGCAACAGCTGGCCATCGGCCGAGCCCTGGCCAGCCGCCCGCGCCTGCTGATCCTCGACGAGCCGACCGAAGGCATCCAGCCCTCGGTGATCAAGGAAATCGGCGCGGTCATCCGCCGCCTGGCCGAACGTGGCGACATGGCCATCCTGCTGGTGGAGCAGTTCTATGATTTCGCCGAGGCGCTGGCCGACCAGTACCTGGTGATGGCCCGTGGCGAGATCATCCAGCGTGGCCGTGGCGAAAACATGCAGGCGGAAGGTGTGCGCGGGCTGGTAACCATTTAACCTGCACACAACGAACCTGCGAGACGCTGTCATGACGCACCACATCCGCGACGCCCTACCCACCGACGTGGCGGGCATCCTCGACATCTACAACGACGCGGTGCGCAACACCACGGCGATCTGGAACGAAACCCCGGTTGACCTGGGCAACCGCCAGGCCTGGTTCGAATCACGGGCGCAGCAGGGCTACCCGATCCTGGTGGCGGTGGATGACAGCGGCGTGCTCGGCTATGCCTCGTTTGGCGACTGGCGGCCGTTCGAGGGCTTTCGCCATACCGTGGAACATTCGGTGTATGTCCGTGGCGACCAACGTGGCAAGGGCCTGGGGCCGCAGCTGATGGCGGCACTGATCGAACGCGCGCGGGATTGCGGCAAGCATGTAATGGTCGCGGCCATCGAGAGCGGCAATGCCGCGTCGGTGCGCCTGCACGAGCGGCTGGGCTTCGTGGTGACCGGGCAGATGCCGCAGGTGGGGGTGAAGTTTGGCCGCTGGCTGGACTTGACCTTCATGCAACTGGTGCTGAACCCAGGGGCTGAACCCAACTGATACGCCACGGGTGCTGAACCCGGGGGCTGAACTCAACTGATACGCCACGGGTGCGCCCCCTGTAGGAGCGGCCTTGTGTCGCGATGGGCTGCAACGCAGCCCCGACAATCTTGATCCAGAGCGACGATCAGGGGCTGCTTTGCAGCCCATCGCGACACAAGGCCGCTCCTACAGGGACCATCATCAGCCGTCCCTGCACCAGCTCACATCTGGATGAACCTGCCCAAGCGCTGCCTCAGCATGCTGTTCTCGCTACGCAACTGCCGCACCTCCTGCAACAGCTCCAGCGCCAGGGCCACCCCTTCCCACTCCAGCTCCAGCTCCTCGTGCAGCTTGGCCGCGCGTTTGGCCAGCAACGGTGCCTGATCGTCGAACAACCAGTCCTCCGGCGTTCGCCCGGAGGGTTCGACAATGCCGTGCTCGACGATTTCGATCACGCAGTCAGCCGTGAGGTCGGCCTCCTGACACAAGGTACGCATGTCCAGTTGAACGATCAGGGTGCTGCTCATGATCACTTACTCCATTGTGTCCTCGGGTTGAACGCAGCCTTCTCGGAAAGCTTGGTCCACAGTTCGCGGGCAGACTCGTCGGATGCTGGCGGCATGACCACTTTCAGTTGCGCGTAAAGGTTGCCACGCTCGCCACTCTTGTTGGCCAGGCCCTTGCCCGGTACGCGCAGACGCTGGCCGCTCTGGCTGTCGGGGCGGATGGTGAGGTTGATCTTGCCGTCCAGGGTCGGTACGGCCACCTTGGCGCCCAGTGCTGCCTCCCACGGTGCCAGTGGTACGGTAATGATCAAGTCATGACCTTCGACATCGAACAACGGGTGCGGTGCCATGCGGATGGTCAGGAACAGGTCGCCGTTGGCCCCGCCTGCGCTGCCCGGCGCGCCCTGGCCCTTGAGGCGGATACGCTCGCCATCGGTCACCCCGGCCGGGATCTTCACGTTCAGGGTCTTGGTGGTGAAGCCGGTGCGCTGGCC is a window from the Pseudomonas anuradhapurensis genome containing:
- the urtE gene encoding urea ABC transporter ATP-binding subunit UrtE, whose translation is MLKIDTLHQYYGGSHILRGLSFEARVGEITCLLGRNGVGKTTLLRCLMGLVPVRDGSIEWEGKPITALKPQQRVHAGIAYVPQGREIFPRLSVEENLLMGLSRFPAREAREVPAFIYELFPVLEQMKQRRGGDLSGGQQQQLAIGRALASRPRLLILDEPTEGIQPSVIKEIGAVIRRLAERGDMAILLVEQFYDFAEALADQYLVMARGEIIQRGRGENMQAEGVRGLVTI
- a CDS encoding GNAT family N-acetyltransferase, producing the protein MTHHIRDALPTDVAGILDIYNDAVRNTTAIWNETPVDLGNRQAWFESRAQQGYPILVAVDDSGVLGYASFGDWRPFEGFRHTVEHSVYVRGDQRGKGLGPQLMAALIERARDCGKHVMVAAIESGNAASVRLHERLGFVVTGQMPQVGVKFGRWLDLTFMQLVLNPGAEPN
- a CDS encoding chaperone modulator CbpM, which produces MSSTLIVQLDMRTLCQEADLTADCVIEIVEHGIVEPSGRTPEDWLFDDQAPLLAKRAAKLHEELELEWEGVALALELLQEVRQLRSENSMLRQRLGRFIQM